A section of the Ignavibacteriales bacterium genome encodes:
- a CDS encoding 50S ribosomal protein L25 — MSEIKLTVAKREKTSGSGLNKLRSEGKVPGIFYGTGETNIPITADFLELRQLIYTSESHIIDLNIEGTDEHHNCIIKDVQFHPVKDNPIHFDLLALHKGQKLKIEVTIHLVGTAPGVKEGGVLQHSLHKLDIECLPKDIPSHIDIDVSSLNIGDSIKISDLKLDNVTILNDESAVIASVVPPKAAVEETAPVEGEESAEPEVIGKGKSSDEEEEGGEE, encoded by the coding sequence ATGTCCGAAATAAAATTAACCGTAGCGAAAAGAGAAAAAACTTCCGGATCCGGGCTGAATAAACTTAGGAGCGAAGGAAAGGTACCGGGAATTTTTTACGGAACTGGTGAGACTAACATCCCAATAACAGCCGACTTCCTTGAATTAAGACAATTGATTTATACTTCTGAGTCTCATATAATAGACCTTAATATTGAAGGAACCGATGAGCATCATAATTGTATTATCAAGGACGTTCAATTCCATCCTGTAAAAGATAATCCGATTCATTTTGATCTGCTTGCATTACATAAGGGTCAAAAACTCAAAATTGAAGTTACAATTCACTTGGTAGGTACAGCACCCGGCGTTAAAGAAGGTGGCGTACTTCAGCATTCTCTTCACAAATTGGACATCGAGTGTTTACCGAAAGATATACCATCTCATATTGATATTGACGTTTCGTCATTAAATATAGGTGATTCGATAAAAATTTCTGACTTAAAATTGGACAATGTTACGATTCTTAATGATGAAAGCGCTGTAATAGCTTCTGTTGTTCCGCCTAAGGCAGCTGTTGAAGAAACTGCTCCGGTTGAAGGTGAGGAAAGCGCTGAACCTGAAGTAATTGGCAAGGGTAAATCCTCCGATGAGGAAGAAGAAGGCGGCGAAGAGTAA
- a CDS encoding sodium-translocating pyrophosphatase, producing MKKTILTAITFVLLAPVMAFAGEADLILPELSADQRNLLLFGFVICLLGLLFGIYQFIKVKKLKAHKSMLDISQVIFETCKTYLIQQGKFLIILEIFIAICIGFYFGFLQGNTLGVVALVLVWSIIGILGSYGVAWFGIRMNTLANSRMAFASLEKKPLKLLTIPLNAGMSIGVLLICVELMMMLIILLVIPGEYAGACFIGFAIGESLGASALRIAGGIFTKIADIGSDLMKIVFNIKEDDPRNPGVIADCTGDNAGDSVGPTADGFETYGVTGVALISFIVLGVFPDYQAELITWIFVMRILMIITSIVAFWINNFISKVRFSNKDDIDFEEPLTWLVWVTSILSIIVTFVISKVLIGDLPHNVWLTLSIIISCGTLGAALIPEFTKIFTSPKSKHVNEVVTASREGGASLTILSGLVAGNFSAFWKGIVFFLLMFAAYVASQQGLDEFMIYPSIFAFGLVAFGFLGMGPVTIAVDSYGPVTDNAQSVYELSLIEERPNVAEEIEKDFGFKPDFEKAKYYLEANDGAGNTFKATAKPVLIGTAVVGATTMIFSLILVLRSTLGVEPESILNLLNPYSILGFLCGGAVIYWFTGASMQAVTTGAYRAVEYIKKNIKLDSDVKSADIAKSKEVVKICTQYAQSGMFNIFIAIFCFALAFAFFSAPGVITVGMGAEEITKASSAASFFVSYLISIAIFGLFQAVFMANAGGCWDNAKKVVEVDLKEKGTPLHDATVVGDTVGDPFKDTSSVALNPIIKFTTLFGLLAMEIAISDSFRAIAPIVGVVVFLIAIFFVWRSFYGMRIQKNTA from the coding sequence ATGAAAAAAACCATACTGACTGCCATTACGTTTGTCCTATTGGCTCCGGTTATGGCTTTTGCAGGGGAAGCTGATCTTATACTTCCCGAGCTTTCTGCAGACCAGAGGAACCTGCTTCTATTTGGGTTTGTGATATGCTTGCTTGGTTTGCTCTTCGGTATCTACCAGTTCATTAAGGTTAAAAAGCTGAAAGCACACAAATCAATGCTCGATATATCTCAAGTTATTTTCGAGACCTGTAAAACCTATCTTATCCAGCAGGGAAAATTCCTTATTATACTTGAGATCTTCATCGCGATCTGTATTGGATTCTATTTTGGCTTCTTGCAAGGAAACACTCTTGGAGTTGTAGCACTGGTTCTCGTGTGGTCGATAATCGGTATTCTTGGGTCTTACGGTGTAGCGTGGTTTGGTATTCGAATGAATACTCTTGCAAACAGCAGGATGGCTTTTGCATCTCTCGAAAAAAAGCCGCTCAAACTTCTCACTATTCCTCTGAATGCAGGTATGAGCATTGGTGTATTGCTTATCTGCGTGGAGCTTATGATGATGCTAATAATCCTGCTCGTTATTCCCGGTGAATACGCAGGTGCATGTTTTATAGGATTTGCAATCGGTGAATCTCTTGGTGCAAGCGCACTCAGGATTGCAGGTGGTATCTTCACAAAGATCGCCGACATCGGTTCAGACCTTATGAAGATCGTATTTAACATTAAGGAAGATGATCCGAGAAACCCCGGTGTAATTGCAGATTGTACAGGTGATAACGCAGGAGACAGCGTTGGTCCTACAGCAGACGGTTTTGAAACATACGGTGTGACAGGTGTAGCTCTTATCTCATTCATAGTTTTGGGTGTTTTCCCCGACTACCAGGCAGAACTGATAACCTGGATTTTCGTTATGAGAATACTGATGATAATTACATCAATTGTCGCATTCTGGATTAATAATTTTATAAGCAAAGTAAGATTTTCGAATAAGGATGATATCGACTTTGAGGAACCATTGACATGGCTTGTTTGGGTAACATCAATACTTTCAATAATTGTTACCTTTGTCATTAGTAAAGTTCTTATTGGCGACCTCCCTCATAACGTATGGCTTACACTATCGATAATTATCAGCTGTGGTACATTAGGCGCGGCTCTTATTCCCGAATTCACAAAGATATTCACCAGTCCTAAATCAAAGCACGTAAATGAAGTTGTTACTGCATCAAGAGAAGGTGGAGCTTCACTTACTATCCTCTCTGGTTTGGTTGCAGGTAATTTCAGCGCATTCTGGAAAGGTATAGTTTTCTTCCTGCTCATGTTCGCGGCTTATGTTGCCAGCCAGCAGGGACTCGACGAATTCATGATATACCCTTCCATTTTCGCATTTGGACTTGTAGCATTTGGATTCCTTGGTATGGGTCCTGTAACTATCGCAGTTGATAGCTACGGTCCTGTTACTGACAACGCTCAATCTGTATATGAGCTTTCACTCATCGAGGAAAGACCAAACGTTGCCGAAGAAATTGAAAAAGATTTTGGATTCAAACCGGATTTTGAAAAGGCAAAATATTATCTCGAAGCGAATGACGGTGCCGGTAATACTTTTAAAGCAACTGCTAAGCCCGTACTTATAGGAACGGCTGTGGTAGGTGCTACTACAATGATATTCTCACTTATCCTTGTGCTTAGATCGACTCTCGGTGTTGAACCAGAGTCAATACTTAACCTTCTGAATCCGTATTCAATATTAGGATTCCTTTGCGGGGGCGCAGTAATTTACTGGTTCACAGGCGCTTCTATGCAGGCAGTTACAACAGGTGCTTACAGAGCAGTAGAATATATTAAGAAGAATATTAAACTCGACAGTGACGTAAAAAGCGCGGATATAGCTAAGTCAAAAGAAGTTGTAAAGATATGTACACAGTATGCTCAGAGCGGTATGTTCAATATATTCATCGCAATATTCTGTTTTGCTTTAGCATTTGCATTCTTCTCAGCTCCGGGAGTAATAACTGTCGGAATGGGTGCAGAGGAAATAACTAAAGCAAGCTCAGCCGCATCATTCTTCGTAAGTTACCTTATATCCATTGCAATATTCGGACTCTTTCAGGCAGTATTTATGGCTAATGCAGGTGGATGCTGGGATAATGCTAAAAAAGTTGTCGAAGTAGATCTTAAAGAAAAAGGTACACCGTTACATGACGCGACAGTAGTTGGTGACACTGTTGGTGATCCTTTCAAAGATACATCATCTGTAGCTCTTAATCCGATTATCAAGTTTACAACACTATTCGGATTACTCGCTATGGAAAT
- a CDS encoding efflux RND transporter periplasmic adaptor subunit yields MNITNKFLFKDLSKLLIIALIFTLTSCGDDKQEEVQKNIPFVKDTIITTQEFIESYSIVGVLIPYESAALSPEQGGKIVYLGVDKGDRVRRGQVIARINQSLDYASYQQAVANYNLALSEYERTQRLYENGVATEQQFTNAKLNLDIAETTVDLARSKLPLTVVRSPINGIVSAKNMNLGEMGSPGNPIVEIVNVSRVKVSVGVPERYMTDISRGSTVKLTFGVFPGEEFNGTVDYVSPTINETNRTFDVEVVLENPDQKFKPQMSVNVEVTTKRVPNAIVLNQGQIIDYGDAKYIFVNENGIAKKREITLGGSNGNDVQVISGLKPGDHLIYEGYQSLADGDEIKVIE; encoded by the coding sequence ATGAATATTACAAACAAGTTTTTATTTAAAGATCTTTCAAAGTTATTGATAATAGCTCTGATCTTTACCCTAACTTCATGTGGCGATGATAAGCAGGAGGAAGTACAGAAAAATATACCGTTTGTAAAGGACACAATTATAACGACGCAGGAGTTTATTGAAAGTTACAGTATAGTTGGTGTCCTAATCCCCTACGAGTCGGCAGCTTTATCGCCTGAACAAGGAGGAAAGATAGTTTACTTAGGTGTCGATAAAGGAGACAGGGTTAGAAGAGGTCAGGTAATTGCCCGCATAAACCAATCATTGGATTATGCTTCCTATCAACAAGCAGTTGCAAATTACAATCTTGCTCTTAGCGAGTATGAAAGAACTCAACGACTTTACGAAAATGGAGTAGCAACCGAACAACAATTCACAAACGCCAAACTCAATCTCGATATTGCAGAAACAACAGTTGATCTGGCTCGTTCAAAACTGCCCCTTACTGTCGTTAGAAGTCCCATAAACGGTATAGTAAGTGCGAAAAATATGAATCTCGGTGAAATGGGATCACCGGGAAACCCGATAGTTGAGATAGTAAATGTTTCAAGAGTAAAGGTTTCTGTCGGTGTACCTGAAAGGTACATGACAGATATTTCACGCGGATCCACCGTTAAACTCACTTTCGGCGTATTCCCCGGTGAAGAATTTAATGGTACAGTCGACTATGTCTCACCTACGATAAATGAAACTAATCGCACGTTTGATGTTGAGGTCGTTCTGGAAAATCCCGATCAGAAATTCAAGCCTCAGATGAGCGTTAATGTTGAAGTTACTACAAAGAGAGTTCCAAATGCAATAGTGCTTAACCAGGGTCAAATTATTGATTATGGTGATGCAAAATATATTTTCGTAAATGAAAATGGAATTGCTAAGAAACGAGAAATAACCCTGGGAGGTTCAAATGGCAACGATGTGCAGGTTATAAGCGGTCTTAAGCCTGGTGATCACCTGATATATGAAGGCTATCAATCACTTGCCGATGGTGATGAAATCAAAGTAATTGAGTAA
- a CDS encoding aminoacyl-tRNA hydrolase, with protein sequence MKLIAGLGNPGDKYKYTRHNAGFLVADYIAGSLKSGFDIKTSSYEALISKIDGAEFILLKPLTFINRSGEAISRFFNDFDKEISDILIIVDDFNIPLGSIRVRRKGSDGGHNGIADLIYQFGTDEFPRMRIGIGLDEPPSKDDYIDFVLGDFTQTEFETFNKMMPHYRDCVMSFITSGLLSTMNNFNKNFLLEQ encoded by the coding sequence TTGAAACTGATTGCCGGGCTTGGAAATCCGGGCGATAAGTATAAATACACCAGGCATAACGCCGGTTTTCTAGTGGCGGATTACATTGCCGGTTCTTTAAAATCCGGATTCGATATAAAAACCTCATCGTATGAAGCTCTTATATCTAAAATTGACGGTGCAGAGTTTATCCTACTTAAACCGCTTACATTCATAAACAGGAGCGGAGAAGCAATTTCAAGATTTTTTAACGATTTTGATAAAGAAATTTCCGATATTCTTATAATTGTTGATGACTTTAATATTCCTCTCGGTTCCATTAGAGTGCGCAGAAAAGGATCTGATGGAGGGCATAACGGGATCGCAGATTTGATATACCAATTCGGAACTGATGAATTCCCCAGGATGAGAATAGGAATCGGGCTTGATGAACCTCCTTCAAAAGATGATTATATAGATTTTGTACTTGGTGATTTTACTCAAACTGAATTTGAGACTTTTAACAAAATGATGCCCCATTATAGGGATTGCGTAATGTCTTTTATTACATCAGGATTACTTTCCACAATGAACAATTTCAACAAAAATTTTTTATTAGAACAATAA
- a CDS encoding efflux RND transporter permease subunit, which produces MTISEIAVKHKPVIYILFAIIVLVGTASYMTIPRESSPSITIPYIFISTTYAGASPTDMEQLVTQEIENQLKGVEGVKTITSTSLESFSSIIVEFNTNVQIDDALQKVRDQVSIAQTDLPSDCDQPQVSEVNLSELPILYVNLTGNFGLAELKSIADDLSDDIEGIDGVLSADVSGGLEREVKINCDANKMSYYNVAFGDIITAIQNENINVPGGNVNIEQKDFTVKVPGEYTDPTLIENIIVTKPNGDPIFIRDVANVEYGFEDRDTYSRENGKEAVTLTIKKRGGENIIEIIEKTKALVEAKDLPEGLTVSYTGDQSTNIRDTVKELQNGIITGFLLVVFVLFSAMGFRNSLVVASAIPVSFMIAFAILGLTDITLNIVVLFSLILVLGIIVDDAVVVNENIYRLQDKEGLLPAEAAVEGPREVQIPVFIATLTIISSFFPLLFFPGIVGEFMVYLPITIITCLFASLFVALVISPAFSSWIINVKVEKAKMAKSSKFNIFVRYHKWFDRNFERMIEKYEIFLRWLMGRRKSTIAAVFVFLLFIFVVYGIFNTGLEFFPEVEPPSVYINVSMPSGTAIEKTNEVTEKIEKVLPQFGDIEYYVTTVGQEINTNFQSGGGFNQPDKSTIAVNFYDMEDRNENTLETVEQIRKAVTGLTTAEVLLSQQQAGPPTGPPVSIDLYGDDYDILTEYTDKIEREIKDIPGLTDLDDNLDRETPEIHFTVDREKASLYKLNTRTIAVTVNTAVSGNDASTYRVGNNDYDITVRLDSSQRNNVQDLANLYVANKDNVLIPISSVADISFTAGIGSIKRKDLKRVVTISANVGTGFNADGVLKDVQQKLSKMNLPRGYDIKYSGANQDQQESQAFLSKAFIMAILLVFFFLVIEFNNFSSTLIIMFSVVLSLIGVLIGLLITRQPFGIVMTGIGIISLAGIVVRNAIVLLDFQKELERRGMDRIESTIQSGKIRLRPVLLTAATTILGLVPLTTGYDFDWSSFKIVTGGMNTAFWQPMGTAIIFGLAFATFLTLVIIPVMYVSVNNFLDRILKRKEKANKEGKVETGEEPIKPITT; this is translated from the coding sequence ATGACAATATCTGAAATAGCTGTAAAACATAAACCGGTAATTTATATCCTTTTCGCGATAATTGTTTTGGTCGGGACTGCATCTTACATGACTATACCCAGAGAGTCCTCACCGTCAATTACCATTCCATATATTTTCATATCCACTACATACGCCGGAGCGTCTCCAACCGATATGGAACAGTTGGTGACACAGGAAATCGAAAATCAGTTGAAAGGAGTTGAAGGTGTTAAGACTATTACATCAACTTCACTGGAAAGCTTTTCATCTATCATTGTAGAGTTCAATACCAATGTACAGATAGACGATGCACTCCAGAAAGTAAGAGATCAGGTTTCTATAGCGCAAACGGATTTACCCTCCGATTGCGACCAACCTCAGGTCTCTGAAGTCAATCTCTCGGAGCTTCCGATCCTATATGTAAACCTTACGGGTAATTTTGGCTTGGCTGAGCTTAAATCAATTGCAGACGATCTTTCCGACGACATCGAAGGTATCGATGGTGTCCTTAGTGCGGACGTCAGTGGGGGTTTGGAACGCGAAGTAAAGATAAATTGTGATGCGAATAAAATGTCGTATTACAATGTCGCTTTCGGAGATATTATTACTGCTATTCAAAATGAGAACATTAATGTCCCCGGTGGAAATGTAAATATTGAACAAAAAGACTTTACTGTAAAAGTTCCGGGTGAATATACTGACCCTACTCTCATTGAAAACATAATCGTAACCAAACCTAACGGCGACCCGATTTTCATACGAGATGTCGCGAATGTAGAATATGGCTTTGAAGATAGGGACACATATTCCAGGGAGAATGGAAAAGAAGCTGTGACTCTTACTATTAAGAAAAGAGGCGGCGAAAACATAATTGAGATTATTGAAAAAACAAAAGCACTTGTTGAAGCCAAAGACCTTCCGGAAGGACTGACTGTTAGTTACACCGGAGATCAATCTACGAACATAAGAGATACAGTAAAGGAACTTCAAAATGGTATTATCACGGGATTCTTGCTGGTTGTATTTGTTCTCTTCTCAGCTATGGGATTTAGAAACTCTCTGGTTGTTGCAAGCGCTATTCCTGTCTCATTTATGATCGCGTTTGCTATTCTTGGTCTGACTGATATAACACTTAATATTGTTGTTCTATTCTCATTGATCCTTGTGCTTGGAATAATCGTGGATGATGCGGTTGTAGTAAACGAAAATATATACCGCCTGCAGGATAAGGAGGGTTTACTGCCTGCTGAAGCAGCTGTAGAAGGTCCCAGAGAAGTCCAGATACCGGTATTTATCGCAACTTTAACAATAATATCGTCATTTTTCCCTCTCCTGTTCTTCCCGGGAATCGTGGGTGAGTTTATGGTTTACCTCCCGATAACAATTATTACTTGTCTATTTGCTTCTCTTTTTGTTGCGTTGGTTATCAGCCCTGCATTTTCAAGCTGGATCATCAATGTAAAAGTAGAGAAAGCAAAAATGGCGAAATCCTCAAAATTCAATATCTTCGTTCGCTATCATAAATGGTTTGATAGAAATTTTGAGCGAATGATCGAAAAATATGAAATATTTTTAAGATGGCTAATGGGAAGAAGGAAGTCAACAATTGCAGCTGTTTTCGTATTCCTCCTCTTCATCTTTGTGGTGTATGGAATTTTCAATACAGGCCTTGAATTTTTTCCGGAGGTAGAGCCTCCTTCTGTTTACATAAATGTGTCGATGCCTTCAGGAACCGCAATTGAGAAGACTAATGAGGTTACTGAAAAAATAGAAAAAGTTTTGCCGCAATTCGGCGATATCGAATATTACGTTACTACTGTAGGACAGGAGATAAATACTAACTTCCAGAGTGGAGGAGGCTTTAACCAGCCTGACAAGAGCACTATCGCAGTAAACTTCTACGACATGGAAGACAGGAATGAAAATACACTGGAAACAGTTGAGCAGATCCGGAAGGCCGTTACCGGACTTACGACGGCAGAAGTTCTTCTAAGCCAGCAACAGGCGGGACCGCCAACAGGACCACCGGTTAGCATAGATTTATATGGTGACGATTATGATATACTGACGGAATACACTGATAAAATTGAAAGAGAAATAAAGGATATTCCGGGATTGACTGACCTCGATGATAACCTGGACAGGGAGACTCCAGAAATACACTTTACTGTAGATAGAGAAAAAGCATCACTGTACAAACTGAATACAAGAACAATAGCTGTCACTGTCAATACTGCTGTAAGCGGTAACGATGCCAGTACCTATAGAGTAGGTAATAATGATTATGATATAACAGTCCGGCTTGATTCTTCACAGAGGAATAATGTTCAGGACCTCGCAAATCTTTATGTTGCAAATAAAGATAATGTATTGATCCCTATTTCTTCAGTTGCGGATATTAGCTTTACTGCTGGAATTGGCTCAATCAAAAGAAAAGATTTAAAGAGGGTTGTAACTATTTCGGCAAACGTTGGCACCGGATTTAATGCTGATGGAGTTCTCAAAGATGTACAGCAAAAACTGTCTAAAATGAATCTACCTCGCGGATATGACATTAAATATTCCGGGGCAAATCAAGACCAGCAGGAATCACAGGCTTTTCTTTCGAAAGCTTTTATAATGGCAATATTACTGGTGTTCTTTTTCCTTGTGATAGAGTTCAATAATTTCAGCTCAACACTTATTATCATGTTCTCTGTTGTACTTTCTTTGATTGGAGTTCTTATAGGATTACTTATAACAAGACAGCCTTTTGGCATTGTAATGACGGGTATAGGCATTATATCTCTGGCGGGAATTGTTGTTAGAAATGCAATAGTATTGCTCGATTTTCAGAAAGAACTTGAAAGAAGAGGTATGGATAGGATCGAATCAACAATACAATCCGGAAAGATAAGGTTGCGCCCGGTTCTGCTTACAGCAGCAACTACAATACTTGGCCTTGTACCCCTTACAACCGGATATGATTTCGATTGGAGCTCATTTAAGATAGTAACAGGTGGAATGAACACAGCTTTCTGGCAGCCTATGGGTACTGCCATTATTTTCGGGCTGGCTTTTGCCACATTCCTGACACTGGTAATCATCCCGGTAATGTATGTATCTGTAAATAATTTCCTCGATAGAATCTTAAAACGAAAGGAAAAGGCTAATAAGGAAGGCAAAGTCGAAACTGGAGAGGAGCCGATAAAGCCCATAACAACTTAA
- a CDS encoding TetR/AcrR family transcriptional regulator → MSEVEAPQIDQERNRILNYAISKFHAEGFYKTSMDEIARDLQMSKKTIYKYFQSKEILLEAVAGWLMSESKDHIDSILSSKESVVVKFTKIINIYNSKVLKCSDKWFTDLQIHAPRLWQKIDEFRTNRIYQVLSELIDEGKNEGLVDKEIPTCVIVSTYNSSMRSMINYKFLYENDISVNDAVNHGMQLLLNGILTKKGRQQFALNKINLEQTVREYYKFDT, encoded by the coding sequence GTGAGCGAAGTAGAAGCACCCCAAATAGATCAAGAAAGAAATCGAATTCTGAATTACGCAATTAGCAAATTTCATGCGGAGGGATTTTATAAAACCAGTATGGATGAGATTGCGCGCGATCTTCAGATGAGCAAGAAAACAATTTATAAATATTTCCAATCCAAAGAGATCTTGCTGGAGGCTGTCGCGGGTTGGTTAATGAGTGAATCTAAAGATCACATAGATTCTATTTTATCTTCAAAGGAAAGTGTAGTTGTTAAGTTCACTAAGATTATTAATATCTACAATAGTAAAGTTCTTAAGTGCAGTGATAAATGGTTTACTGATTTGCAAATACACGCACCAAGACTATGGCAAAAGATTGATGAGTTTAGGACAAATAGAATCTACCAGGTATTATCCGAGCTCATTGATGAGGGAAAAAATGAAGGACTCGTAGATAAAGAAATCCCAACATGTGTAATTGTTTCAACGTACAATTCAAGCATGAGATCCATGATTAATTATAAATTCCTATACGAAAATGACATCTCTGTTAATGATGCTGTGAATCATGGTATGCAATTACTACTTAATGGAATTCTCACCAAAAAAGGAAGACAGCAATTCGCCCTAAACAAAATTAATTTAGAACAAACGGTCAGAGAGTACTATAAATTTGACACGTAA
- a CDS encoding TolC family protein, with protein sequence MKKLQAPIVLILLLVTFTIESYAQKVITLKEAISLAQDNNTDLANAKLDLLIAQTQVSQAYSENLLPTLKLTSSYTRTFLKPVINIFGENIEFGSDNSISNKITLAEPIPVLGTPVFQGIRIAEYYEKLNEENLNSVSSNVIQQVTAAYYNVLFSKEVLEVNMEAMQNASDNYKVVEAQYNGGIATEFDFLRAKVNMENIAPSIDAAETNLKVSKLNLQQLIGMDGTQSIDVVGNLIYDSTEVYGSTDSLINNIVMNNVAVRQLQISNKINQELISVQEKSYLPELAVFGLYELTSSENDNTRIGDYQFFNSLSGGISLSWDLNLFRNSYEVQIKEIQARQTLETLQDTKRKLRTQAVSVILNMDDAKQRIITQKENVKLAERSLQLANYSFIDGVATQIDVLNSELTLSQTKLNYLQAIYDYLIAKSQLEELLAK encoded by the coding sequence ATGAAAAAATTACAGGCTCCTATCGTTTTAATACTTCTCTTGGTTACTTTTACAATAGAGTCATATGCCCAAAAGGTAATTACACTCAAAGAAGCTATTTCATTAGCTCAGGATAATAACACCGACCTGGCGAATGCAAAACTCGACCTGCTGATTGCGCAAACGCAAGTATCTCAAGCATATTCAGAGAATTTACTTCCTACATTAAAGCTCACTTCGAGCTATACCAGAACTTTTCTAAAGCCGGTCATCAACATTTTTGGTGAAAATATTGAATTTGGAAGTGATAATTCCATTTCAAACAAGATCACACTTGCTGAACCTATTCCTGTGCTAGGAACTCCGGTATTTCAGGGAATCAGAATAGCAGAATATTACGAGAAGCTTAACGAAGAAAATTTGAATTCTGTAAGCAGTAATGTAATTCAACAGGTAACTGCAGCATATTATAACGTGCTTTTTTCCAAAGAAGTACTGGAAGTGAATATGGAAGCTATGCAAAATGCCAGTGATAACTATAAAGTAGTCGAGGCACAATACAATGGCGGTATTGCAACGGAATTTGATTTTTTGAGGGCAAAAGTAAACATGGAGAATATAGCTCCTTCAATTGATGCAGCTGAAACAAATCTTAAAGTCAGTAAACTAAATCTGCAACAACTGATCGGGATGGATGGAACTCAGTCAATAGACGTTGTTGGGAATCTTATCTATGACAGCACTGAGGTTTACGGAAGTACTGACAGCCTTATAAATAACATAGTAATGAACAACGTCGCTGTAAGACAGCTCCAAATATCTAACAAGATCAACCAGGAGCTGATATCAGTACAGGAAAAATCATATCTTCCGGAACTTGCAGTGTTTGGACTATATGAGCTGACCTCGAGTGAAAATGACAATACCAGAATTGGAGATTATCAATTTTTCAATTCCCTTAGCGGAGGAATAAGCTTATCCTGGGACCTGAATTTATTCAGAAATTCATATGAGGTCCAGATCAAAGAGATCCAGGCAAGACAGACATTGGAAACACTTCAGGACACTAAAAGAAAATTAAGGACACAAGCAGTAAGTGTAATTTTAAATATGGATGATGCCAAGCAAAGAATTATTACTCAAAAAGAAAATGTAAAACTTGCCGAGAGAAGTCTTCAGCTGGCCAATTACAGCTTTATAGACGGAGTAGCAACACAGATAGATGTTTTGAATAGTGAGCTAACGTTAAGCCAGACAAAATTGAATTACCTGCAGGCAATATACGATTACTTGATCGCAAAATCACAATTAGAGGAACTATTAGCCAAATAA
- a CDS encoding DUF4783 domain-containing protein, translating into MLIFLFISSFLGPLQAQNDDWWQDKKYRDEKVRIKYFLCKKAFEDILKGLNNRNINFINLYFDTEVYLNIISKDRGYYSSDQAELIILDYLDYFKPYAFSYSMSHRKTKYAFALGSCNYNVGMGKRKLKVSVSLKYKGKKWLIDQVNIN; encoded by the coding sequence TTGTTGATATTTTTATTTATTTCTTCATTTTTGGGACCTCTTCAGGCGCAAAATGACGACTGGTGGCAGGATAAGAAATACCGGGATGAAAAGGTAAGAATTAAGTATTTCCTATGCAAAAAAGCTTTCGAGGATATATTAAAGGGACTTAATAACAGGAATATAAACTTCATTAACCTCTACTTCGATACTGAAGTATATTTGAATATTATTAGTAAAGACAGGGGATATTACAGCTCAGATCAGGCTGAATTAATAATTCTGGATTATCTCGATTATTTTAAACCATATGCTTTCAGTTACTCGATGTCCCACAGAAAAACGAAATACGCATTTGCATTAGGATCGTGTAATTATAATGTTGGAATGGGTAAACGAAAGCTCAAAGTATCAGTCTCGTTGAAATATAAGGGCAAGAAATGGTTGATTGATCAGGTTAATATAAATTAG